The genomic window ataaatgAAAACAATTGAATATCTTATAATCAAATTTCCCTTTAGTTAATGAACCCTCAAATAGACTATTACCCTTTTttggaaaatttctcaacgcacctcAACATTTCTCCCCCACTCCCTAGCgcacctaaaaaaattcggaaaatacgttccgaactgttttttagtgtaaaatttacactataaaaaattcggaaaacgttttccgaattttttggggagtgggggagaaagtgggtgggtgcgttgagaaattttcccTTTTTTGTGAGAAAATGGGCCTAAGCCCCATGGACTCATTGCCCGCAACCAAATATTGAGTCATGCGACACACATAAAACCAACCTACCACGCATATAACAAACCCAAGAGATAACAACATAAATGACTCTTCAACGACCAAAAATGATTCTTGTGATAAATCAAAAAGTGAGATAAACATAGATAACACAAAGGGGGGGCACATTCTACATGTATCGTTAAAAACATGCAttaaatctcatttttcatataACAAAGTAAAATATTTGACTCACCTTAGAGAGCTTCAATCTGGCGGACCACGTACAAGCACAAGCACAAGCACAAGCAAATAGATTGCTGGCTTTGATTGATGGCTGAGAGAAGACGGAGGAGATTTCAATCTAGGGTTAAGAGTTTAGCGGCAGAGGGAAATGAGAAAGGGGGTGAGTGAGTTTAAAATGAAAGGACTAAATCCTTTTTAAGGTTTTGTGACCTTTTAAATCAATgaatactaattaaaaaaattagtaaaatagaaaaatggAATGGAAAAGGCCGCGTCGAGAAGGTTTAAAATGTCTACGTGGCATTGTTTTAAAATGAGTCTTCAATTACAAGGGGGACAACAATCTACATATTCCATTAAAAACATGCATTACATCTCACTTTCTATATAACACAGTAAAATATTTGACACTCCTTCAAGATCTTTGATCTGGCAGACCATTATACAAGACCAAAACAAAGTGACCAAAGTTCATGCACCAAACTATAATGCCTCACAGAGGTCTTGTTAATGAATATCACATAAGACTATAAAGCTCAAGCACATGTGCTTATTAATCTACCATGCATAAGCCTCTActttataatttcataaaacAATTCAAGACCAAAACAAAGTGACCAAAGCTCAAGCACATTTTCTGCAAAACAGTACCCAAACATTGTGTAGTCAGTGATATTATTTCCATGTATGGTGCATAGAACCAGCCTAGTAATTGTGTAGTAATTGtatatatttaaatcaattttacatGGCAATGTTGTGAACCATGTTACCAACAGCATTGTCACCAACAATCATTGTAACAAGCAGGTAGAGGGTGTCAAGCTAGAGTTTTGAGAAAGTGGATTCGAAGAAGAATCCACCACCTATGACTATGAAAGAAGACCAAGATTTCTCAAAAGCATTTAGACAAATTTCTAGCTTATATGGGTTACCATGCTAGTTCAATAGTAAACGGGGAACTATAATTAATACCAAACTGCTATGGACATGGCCTAAGACCAACTCGGCGTCGAGGTCGACCCAATTAGGCATCGAACTCTGACCAATCACACACTAGTCTAAAACTGTGTGTTCTTGTTCCTGTCCAATGACGTGCTCAGCCCAGTTAAGCTTCGAGTTTGACATTGGAATGACTGACATTAACGGTTAATTATTGACTTGAGGTCAGAGTGTCTGGCAGGTAACACCTCCTTCACAACGACCGTGTGAAGAGACGTTCACCGGCCACACTCCTAATATCATGTAAGATCTCAAACTGTAACGAATGTTAATATGTTATAGATAGTGATAACTtgaatatttcattttatacaATACAATAAAAGAGCATAAGTACCACTAAAGATAGTAAAGAACCTTTGATTAAATAGATCAACCTAATAATGATTTATACATACATGACTGTCATCAAACTTGTCATTCCTGATCATCTTTGACTGCTGCTAAATCATATTTGAATGGTAATCCATCATTATCCAATAGAAGTGAGGTCACTCCCGGTATCTCGAGGTtgttgaatttccaaattaaattGTTATGCCCTTTCAACAACTCCGTCAGTCGTTCTTTGAAGACACTTAAATCAGTACTACCAATACGGAAATCAAGTAGGATTCTCACAAATTCAAATAACTTTTCAGGCTCATCTTGAAAAACATGTGTTACTTCCATCATAAAATCAGCTAGTTTATCAAGCTTGGCTTCAACCATTCTGAGGCTGTCGATCTTGAAGGGTAAAATTAAGAAATCAACTAGTTAGCTATTTTAAAATACATGGAAATTGAAAcaagataaacaaaaaaaccTACCCCATTGAATGCTTCTTTGTATGCTTCCTTGATGGATTCAGCAGAAATTGGAGGAACGGATGATGAAGATGCAGATGACCATCTCCGGTAGTTGAAATTAACAGGACTGCCAtgtcctcctcctcctccaccacctGCAAGCATTCTCACGCGAGATCGAGAAAGAAGCCTCATCAGGCTGCGAATCATCATTCTGTTCTGGAGTGGAGGAAGCGAAAAGCCGAAAATGGAAGAAGGGTTTCTGATTTTGGTGGAGGAATTTGAATCCGGTGAAACGGGTCGGGTTTTGCCGAAATGTCAACATAGTTTTCTTATCGAGTGAATTGATATGTGGTTTCCATATTGGGCTTGGACCCCTTTCTTAATAGAATTTTTCTCTTAACCCCTCgtgtttttttgtttaccccaggtttccatttttgccctttcggaacacatttttagaaaaaaaattgtcttaaaaACAAATTCTGAATGTGTttttcaaatttgaactaaaatacTTTGCAAAATGCATTCTGAAGTTTTATACAaaagacaaaaatgaaaaagcgGGTATTATATACACAATCACATTgcattgtttagcattttcctaatatTTAACGTCATGAAACTGtttttttgtcaacaaaaaaaacaacaattttttgtttgttagcCATTTGATTTTAACAAGAACAAACTCTTATAATTGAGAGTTCAGTCGTGAAATAAGTAAAGTACAAATAATATATGTTTTACTCATGAATCGAACTCATATTCTTATAGTAGAGAGTTTAATGAATAAGAACAAACAATGGCAGTACTCTCCCGCACTTATTATCTTTGGATGATGATTCATCATCCAAGTGACATTATATTTCATGTCCTGCTAGCAAGAAGAAGTTGAATCCCGAAATCAAATCTCTACGGTCTTGAAACATCTCCGCAATTTCTTCCTTGACGGTttctatgttttttcttcatatcATATAATCATGTATTCATATTTCATGTAATGTTGTGCATACTAATCTACCATGCATACATCTCTACTCTGTAATTTCAAAGAAAATTTCgagaacaaaacaaaatgaCAAAAGCTCAAGCACATTTTCTGCACAACAGAACCAGACATTGTTAGTCAATGAAATTATTTCCATATATGTTGCATAGAATCATCAGTAACTGCAGTAATTGTATATACTAAGAatacaatgaaagatataagCAAGAAATCATAAGTTcttattaacaaaataaaaaaaaaaataaaaaaaaattcatgacaTACATGACTGATCAATCTTGTAGTTAAGCATATTTCTTGAATTATGTAAAACAGAAAGATTGAAGATCTCAACATAAACAACTTTATTGAAAATAGTCTCAAAGGCCTTATAGCAGTACAaataaagagaaacaaaaacataataaaaaagaagGAAGTGTAATAGAAATACACTCCTCAAAAACTACAAAAACATATGACTACAGACACCTGAACTaaggtgtccaactcacttagTTGCTGCACCAAAAATGAGATGTGCACATCTATCTATTTGTTTAATAgaggagaaagaaaaacaaaaaaacaaagacTACAATCTTAAGCGAAACTCCATTGGCATTGACAAGGAAAATAGGATGCAGTTGAGAGGAACAGACCAGTATATAGGAGGCACCATGCTTAGCTAGCCAATCATCAAGACATTCATTGCCACGACGGAGAGTACAATGGAAAGAAACAACTCAATCTTAACAACGAAGTTGAGAAATCTGACTAATTAACACAAGGATGAAGAGGTTGAACCTCTGACATATAATAATATTCCTGCGCATATCTATCTATTGACACAATACTATGtactttataattataataaaatcagTGACAATCTTACACAATACACAAGTGAgcattattattagtattagtaaAACAAAGTGAACACATCTCATACTTGCTCCTTGCAATCTAAAACATTACAACAGATCAAACAAAGACATTTCCTTACTCATGAAGATAGGAAGCCAAACGTTTGATCAATTTCTGACCATTCTCAGATTCAGGATGAAAAATATGATAAACATgatcttcatctttttcttcaAACAATTCCAATTTCCCTTTCCAACCACTTTTCTTCACATTCTCATAATACCAAACCCCTCTCTCCCTAATTCCATCTTTCCCAGCAACACAAACAATCATTCTATCACAACCAATTCCTTCCAAACTCGGCGCCCCTTCACCCAAAGGATTAATCATAGGATTATCAATTCCACCAGGTGCTGATGGATACACAAAACTCCAAACCGAAGTAAACAAATCACGTTCAGAACTCGTAAGTTTAACACTTTCTAATCCAACAGGGTATGAACTATAGAAATAAGGGTGTTGTAAAATAGCACCGAACAGTTTAACATCATTTGGTAAAGATTCCGAACCAGCTCTCATAGCAATGTTATGAACTATGTTACCACCAGCACTATCACCACCAATGAAAACTCTGTTGAAATCACCGTGGTTAATTAACCACGGTTCTGGGTTGATGGGGTTTTCAGCAGAATTAGAAGCAACCCATTGAAGTGCATTCCAACAGTCATTATAACAAGCAGGTAGAGGGTGTTCTGGAGCGAGTCTGTATTCAACAGAAACAACTATGGAATTTGCTTGTGAAACAAAGACGTTGAAGTGTTCATGGTAGAGTTTTGAAAAAGCTGATTCGGAGAAGAATCCACCGCCATGGAAGAAGACTAAGATGGGTAGTTTTTTTGTGGGGTTTTTGGGGAGGTAGAGACGAGCAGAGATATTGGGGTTTTGAGAGATGGTGATGTCTTTGGATGAGACAGGGATATTTGGGTCGTCGAGATTGGGAGGGACTAGTGGTGCTTGTCGTGGACGATCGACGGTGCCGTCGCTGTAGAGAGTGATACAGGTAGGAATTTCAGAGATGATGTGTTTTGTGGAAGCCATTGATGcagagatgagatgagatgcaCAGAGAAGTGAGTGTTTGGATTTTTATATTGGAGTAGAGTAGGAGTGTGATTGGGCAAAAGTTAATATCCATAAGGGTCTTTTTATGCACAATGCATAAGGTGATGACAGCCATCCGATCATGATTATAGTGATGACACGTGTATTGATCTGAAGGTCTCACCTCTGACCCTGAGTCACACAGGATCACAGTCTCAAGCTCTCTCAAGGTCTCAACATCGcgattctctctgaatctcgcCGTCGTCTTCTCCCTTCGTACTCGGTGGTGTACGGTGGATTCTCGACGGTGGTCCTCACTTTTCTTTCTTGTTCTGTTCTTCTTTTTAGTTATGAGTAGTTTGATAAAAAGGGTGGCGGTGATGGTTGTAATATGAGGAAGATGAAGTACTCGTAGGTGTATCAAGATCAAGATCAATTTCCGTTCAATTCCtctcattctcttcaatttcatATACATGTTGTATCAGGATCAAGATCTAGGTAATTCAATTAGTTTTCATTTTTCCCCAAATTTAGATCAAATTCATGTTCTTGAATAAATTCTAATTACTAATTCACATGCGATTTCGTTTGAATTtggatttgattttgaatttggtTTAATTTGAGTTTGACTAGGTTTTGGAGTTGGCTGGAAATGCTGCAAGGGACAACAAGAAAAGTAGAACTTTGCTAAGTCATATTATTCAATTGGCTGTTAGGAATGATGAATAATTGAGCAAGCTTCTTGGTGATGTTACCATTGCTAATGGTGGTGTTATGCCTAATATTCATAACTTGTTGCTTCCAAAGAATACTGGTCCTTCCTCTAAGGCTGCTGCTGAGGATGAATAAACGAATGAATGAATTGTTACTTGAAACTTGATTTTGCAGATGGGGTTAACAAatttagtttcaattttttgtatatGGGTTTAGTTTTAGAGGTTCATGACTTTGATCTTTAGCTATGTTAGTGGTTCTGTTAGTTACAGTATCCGCTCATCTCTCGAATGATCAAACACTTGGTATTTTCAGAATCTCATCACATCCACCACTTTAAGCTCTGCAAATCTCTTGGTAAATTAATTCTTAGTTGTATGTGTTGGAAATTGATTTGTTGTATTATCTGGTCTACACACTGTATGGCTGAAAAAGTGTATATGGTGCATCCGAGATGACGGCAGACTGTTTAGGCGTGCAGGAACATATTGGATAAGTAGTGCTTACTCAATTCTTGAAGCAGAGGCCCTAGTTCTTTTAGAGGCCATGAAGGATGCAAGCAATATGAACTTAGAGAACATAATATTTGAAACTGATTCAAGTACTGTTGTTGCAGCTTTACATGCTAACCATGTTGGTGTCTCAGCCTTTAGTATCCTCATTTTAAATATTAAGAGATTGTTGCTTTTAAATTCCAACTTTGAGGTAAAGAGAGGTTTGTGCCCTGCCCATTGTCATGTCCGATATGTAACCACTATAACGAGGATGATTGTCATTTCCTTTTTTACTGTAATAACAGCAAAACAGCGTGGCAAGCTGCTGGACTCGATGTGATGATTTCGGCGCGGTTTCAACACTACGATGCGCCAAAAGATGTTATTATGAATATTTGTCATTATGAGAGCAAACATATACAACTGGGAAATTCGCTATGCTAGTGTGGATCTTGTGGAATAATAGAAATAATTGGGTTTGGAATAATGTGAAAGATTCGGGGCAACAACTATGCGGTAAAGCGATGCATTTGTGGAATGAATGGGACGCGGTTCAGCAAATTCGCGACAGGAACAACAGCAGACCACAAGTACATCAGCAGAATACACAGTGGAAACAACCAGAATTTGGATGGCTCAAGTGCAATGTTGATGCAGGTTTTCACATCGAGCAAGGTGTTACAAGCGCGGGATGGTGTGTTAGAGATTACTTGGGTCAGTTTGTGCTAGCTGGTACATCATGGATTAAAGGGAAATGTTCCATAATTGAAGGGGAAGCTCTTGCCTTGTTTGAAGCTATGAAGGAGTTGGAGCGTCGGGGTCTCACTAATGTCATATTTGAAACAGATTCTAAGAGTGTAGTGGATGCAATACGCCGTTCATATGTTGGGCTTTCTGACTTTAGTATTTTAATGTGTAAAATTAAGCAATTGTTGTCTTTACATTTAAACTTTGAGGTGAGTTTTACCAAGTGACAAGCGAATATGATTGCTCATACGCTTGCTAGGGCGACCATTTCTTGATCTAGTCGTTATCTATTTAAATTACTACCTTCTTGTATTGAACCTcttttgattaatgaaatgctataagtttgtttttgttaaaaaaaaagtaatattcgACACagttttcactattttaaatCATAACTGTTGATTTTAGATTAGATGGTTTTGATTATTTTGACACTAGTTTGTTACAAAATCAttagacaattattttggtttctagatgttatacactgaaaccatttgtctagttaaatggtttcataccgttatacactgaaaccattaatctagttaaatggtttcatagcgttatacactgaaaccattattatagttaaatggtttcaataactagtagttaaatggttttaaaatagatttttgaaATCCTTAATATTGAAATGAACTAAATAATGAAAACCACAACTATATCATCATGTCACATTTCCAAGTTTTAGTTTATGATGGATTTGTATAAGTGAAACCATTAGTTTaggtaaatggtttcaatatgctttacactgaaaccattagtataGTTAAATGGTCAATATGttttacactgaaaccattaggtTAGGTAAATAGTTTCAATATGCtttacactgaaaccattagtatagttaaatggtttcaatatgttttacactgaaaccattagtatagctaaatggtttcaatatgttttacactaaaaccattagtatagttaaatggtttcattaacTAGTAGTTGGTGAATTGCATAACTAGTAGAAACTATGGGAAGGATATTGAAACCAGAAAAATGATATTGCAAAATCATTAGAAATCTAATTGCATTAATCGATAGTACACAAATATAGGTCTAAATTCTTTACAATATGTATGTGGTGATATTAAAATTTCTACCCAAGATGACAcataaaataacttaaaatatataaatacatcCAAAGGTCTACAACAATTTATACAACAAGAATAACATCAATTCTGAGAACTTTTCTAAATTTACTATGCAACTCTTTTAAGAGCTTCAATGGTCTTTTCAGTTTCAACAACATTGTTCTCTTGCCAAACTCCAACAACATCAATTGTTTTAACATAGTTTCCTCGCATTCGCTTCCAAGAGATGCAAGTAGCATCAAGCCTACAAGTAAAAACAACCTATATCAATCCCTTTGcgcaaaattgtcaaaaataaatcatactTTAAGAAGAAGTGCATTATTAAGAAGCATTGTCCATGACAAAATGAAGTTAACATacttgatattttctctttgatGTTTGTAGGTTTCAAGAGGCAATCTAGCAGCTCTCCAAACACAGCACCTTGCATATTATCTCCAACAATctataagttttacaaaaaaagatAATCATAATTGATTGATAAGATAAATGAACTGATGTTAATTTTGTAGTTCCTCCAAATGGCCTAAACTAAGGATGTAACTGGAACATAATCatttgaaaccattctaccagcaaaatagTTTAGGAAGCAACAATTAAACATCAACtacctgaaaccattctaccagcaaaatggtttccgagtacaactctctgaaaccattctaccagctaaatggttttagagtacaactctctgaaaccattctaaaatcaattttaaacacCTCAATAAAAAAAGCCTAACATACACAGTGATTAGAAACAGAAAATGGATCATGTGCCTTTCTAAAGGTGAGATTTGTTAAGGTCCAACTCAAAAATTGATCATTTAAGCAACAGAAAATTCATAGAAGAAACATACATTTAACTTACCATGTATTGCATATTCTGGTGCAGTGTATCCCCTAGCATAGTTGATAAAAGAATGTAACATTAAAATTAGATTCTTTTTATGTCAGCTACATCTTTATAAAAGTAATCATTTGGACTTACAATGTTCCTGCAAATCTTGTGCTAAGATGAGATTGATCTTCTGGTAAAAGCCTTGCCAACCCAAAATCATCAATTTTAGGCTGAAGATCATCGTCTAAGAGAATGTTGCCAGTCTTTATATCCCTATGTATAATGCAAACATGGAAATCCTCGTGCAGATAGGCCAAACCTCTTGCCGTGCCTAAAATTATATCATTAAATACATATaatggttttagagtacaatTCTCTAAAACAATTCAACAGCAAAAATGGTTTTAACATTCAAGATGAAGCAGTTACTTGATGCTCTAATATTTATTCAGTTCTAAAGAATTATTAATTAAGCTATTCCACTGCCATGAGTACTAAATATAGTTGCCCACACTTATGGAAAATCGAAATAACTTACACTTAAAGCCTAGCCTACGATTCAGCATATTTTCATGTTCCTTGTTCTTACATGCAGTGTATTTGTAtcgttgaaaaatatttaaaggaccATTTATAGCAGGCAACCACAAGTTGACTTGTAATTCAGGGTATTACTCCATGATAATGTATGTAATGTGAAAAAAGTCACACATGTACAACACAAGTGTATAGATTTTcatctctttttgtttttttgtgaaaaagcaaaaagaagatttattaaataaaataaaaaccccAAGTACAAGAAGTACTACAAGGTCTAATAAATACAAAGGAGGTCTTATTATTTACATCAAGATTAAGCTAGCACTCCTATGAGGCTGCAATGACACCAgtccaaaaccaaaacaaaattaagctAGCACTCCCCTACCTAACACCTGCTCTAGCTACAAAAGAATCTTAACAATACAAAGCCAAGAGATACTGATAGCAAGGCTTGCACTGCACTAAAGGCACTCAAGTGACATAGCAATGAAAACAGAACAACCAAGCTAGAGTGtggcacaaattaacattttagcTTAAAATCATTGTCCAAACAATTGCTGAAAAGATTGTACCTCACAAGACTAAGACTTAGCTTATATGTTGTTGCCTATTTCAGCATATCCAAAAGTAATTCAGCATATATAGTTATGAAAGTATATTGTAAGAAAATGCAAAACAAATTAATGAGATTAATATGACATATCATATGACATAGAATGAGCTTTTCGTAAAGTCGGTTTAAAGAGGAGGTCTACCACAGCAATAGGGATCATCACAACAACAGAAGATACAAGCAAGTTCCTTAGGAATAGTCCATGGCATATACCagtaaatttttattgaatatcagTTTCTGATATGCCAATAGTGCAGAATATATTGCATCCTAAGTATGCAGAAAACAAGCACAATGGTTAACTAACAACTAAGCTTCAAAGTGTAAAAGAATATCTTGCAGATATCCTTTGGTAGAGTTCTGCATATTACATATTACGGACACAGATTCTATGCAGTAACTTGTCACATAATTACTATCTTCAACAGTTCAATCTAAATCAACTGTCAAGTTTGTTCTAGACCAATTCTATACCAGCTCCACAAAATACAATATCACAGACAGGACATTTTAATGAATCATTCTATGTGATTGAGTGATAAGTAACTACTACAAATTACACAGAAAACTACCCTAACACTAATCTTACATCTCATAATCACAGTCCAAAAACACATATTCAACAAGATAGTTTCTGAAACAACCTTTTGAGCGTGCTGtaaattatatataacattATGCATCTTGGATTCAAAGGCAAAAccattaagtacatctaatggttTTACAGTAAAACTATCTAAAACCATTCTAATAATATTCATCTTGGATTCAAAGTCATAACAATGCATAAGTAAACAAACTTGAAGTCACAACAGTTCTAAAAATCACATACACATCTAGTTAGAAACTCATATCTCatcttaaaaatgaaattaagcAACTAAGTAACTGCAATTACTTGAAAGCATTTTTCAAACCATTTCCAAAAATTAAGCAACTAACTAACTGCAATTAAGCATCTAAAAATCATATACACATCTAGTTAGAAAATCATGCAACAACAAAACCATTTCCAACCAACTAATTGCAATTACTTGAAAGCATTTttcaaactcaacaacaaaATTAAGAGCAATTACTGCAGTAAGCACAAACCTGATTTCGTTTCATtttgatgataatgatgatacAGTGATGTTGGGCTTTGATTTCCGGCGAGGATGATGGTGATGAAAGATGATTTATGCGTTGATGATGATGGCGATGGTGATGATGTTGAGCTTTGATGGGTTTTGATGATTTCCGGCGAGGGTGATGATGATGGCGATGGTGATGATGTTGAACTTTGATGGGTTTTGATGATTTCCGGCGAGGGTGATGTTGATGGcgacagtgatgatgaaaatggtttCCGTTTATGCAATGGTGATGAAAATGGCGAGGGTGATGAAAATGGTTTTCGTTTTCGTTTGGAGAGGGCCGCAAAGGAGTTGGGCTGTGGAGATGGGTTTTGGAATTGGGGGTGTATGACAAAGGAGGGGGTGTACGAAGCAGACTTATGCACCGTGCATAAGTATGGCTTATGCACAGTAACCGGACCCGTGTGATTGTTGTGTCATTGTTTGGTGGTGACAACTCAAAAGAACAATAAAATCACACCAtgtaaagaaaataataattgattcAAAATGCTAAACACACGATCTTTAAacatcttaaatagtaagttatTGTTAAAATTTTTGAGAAATGTGTGAAGTtaacatattaaaaattgaaatgtttcacttttttgaataaattatatttttaaatggaatgcttaaaaaATATCCGGAAGTACTGTTTAGCAAGACCTCTGATTGATTTAGTGGAGTAGGTGTGTAGCCGTGTAGGTTTCATCTTCTAGTTGGAAAGACTTGACTTTGTTGCTCCTTGCTTAGAGTCCAGTAGCATAAATTTAACAAGAGAAATTTTTAGGTGAGTCTACACCTAAATAATAATGATTAGACACAACCAATTAAATTATTACAAgtcattaataattaaaaataagtaatagaatattaataaaacaaatctt from Trifolium pratense cultivar HEN17-A07 linkage group LG1, ARS_RC_1.1, whole genome shotgun sequence includes these protein-coding regions:
- the LOC123882901 gene encoding paired amphipathic helix protein Sin3-like 1; the protein is MMIRSLMRLLSRSRVRMLAGGGGGGGHGSPVNFNYRRWSSASSSSVPPISAESIKEAYKEAFNGIDSLRMVEAKLDKLADFMMEVTHVFQDEPEKLFEFVRILLDFRIGSTDLSVFKERLTELLKGHNNLIWKFNNLEIPGVTSLLLDNDGLPFKYDLAAVKDDQE
- the LOC123882893 gene encoding 2-hydroxyisoflavanone dehydratase-like, with the translated sequence MASTKHIISEIPTCITLYSDGTVDRPRQAPLVPPNLDDPNIPVSSKDITISQNPNISARLYLPKNPTKKLPILVFFHGGGFFSESAFSKLYHEHFNVFVSQANSIVVSVEYRLAPEHPLPACYNDCWNALQWVASNSAENPINPEPWLINHGDFNRVFIGGDSAGGNIVHNIAMRAGSESLPNDVKLFGAILQHPYFYSSYPVGLESVKLTSSERDLFTSVWSFVYPSAPGGIDNPMINPLGEGAPSLEGIGCDRMIVCVAGKDGIRERGVWYYENVKKSGWKGKLELFEEKDEDHVYHIFHPESENGQKLIKRLASYLHE